The following are encoded together in the Culex pipiens pallens isolate TS chromosome 1, TS_CPP_V2, whole genome shotgun sequence genome:
- the LOC120418126 gene encoding uncharacterized protein LOC120418126 has translation MRRRLVTALVSATLVTFLVAAEDPPEWWNNGVTQSQLGAIFSAIDNVDIVVGERGLDQLEYLVQRDLLGRKSFRIYADEFPSTTEGCTSDKPLLSAKVHPGSSDEVDTSETMDRDYEEEFEFIQWDRSYERFVKIWDQNQHDGYIVFANLTVFEDLMICLMDPAGTYLVVLDSKEEFNRHEVYALLQSVWLHGGVYRLFVLWGTQIWTLDPFAPNGTSFGVLKLLTGNDDLPTMPRTDFNGYPLRIDMFKSVYTSSDVILHQQNQTFVGADLVVSEVFVESLNFSAVHIPPDKYQFGYRLPNGSFNGVIGRLSRRESDVAFVGFFIKDYFSRDVEFTTGVYTDELCCLVKKASRVPEYLLPITIFPADLWGLLFLMGLICAVIWIVIRAGIRAQSNSRVYWLQERRLAVLFNLSNETRDAPLYRKMIQICVDTYIILLSAPYRRFTRSGIERLMLFGTMMVSLIFVSMFQSGLSSVFVNPVYYKDISNLDELDQAHFAIPVKYKGFLDDVFPDNYSNLMQSLRNKMKYIATNDSALAIVSRLGNIATVTRKTTLSLDNEIYLSTKQLFMIPECPRLYNLAYVVSRHSVLLERINEMLLLMLNGGLINHWVNQMNYNVTLRNLEQVRNVHESSYKILTILDMQFPFYLLVIGLGLSMVAFVLELIYYRLPAMKTQPAPRRSNTFALAQEKLGKSKRSNI, from the coding sequence ATGCGACGACGACTTGTAACGGCTCTTGTGAGCGCCACCCTGGTGACCTTCTTGGTCGCTGCCGAAGATCCTCCGGAATGGTGGAACAACGGGGTCACCCAATCCCAGCTAGGGGCGATTTTCAGCGCGATCGACAACGTTGACATCGTGGTGGGTGAGCGTGGCTTGGATCAGCTTGAGTACCTCGTCCAGCGGGATTTGCTGGGTCGGAAAAGTTTCCGCATTTACGCGGATGAGTTTCCTTCGACAACGGAGGGTTGCACCAGCGATAAGCCGCTGCTCTCGGCGAAGGTTCATCCTGGTTCGAGTGATGAGGTGGATACTTCCGAAACTATGGACCGGGACTACGAGGAAGAGTTTGAGTTCATTCAGTGGGATCGTTCTTATGAACGGTTCGTGAAGATTTGGGACCAGAATCAGCACGATGGCTATATTGTATTTGCGAATTTGACCGTGTTTGAGGATTTGATGATTTGTTTGATGGATCCTGCGGGAACGTACTTGGTTGTGTTGGATTCCAAAGAAGAATTCAATCGACATGAAGTGTACGCTTTGCTCCAGTCTGTCTGGCTTCACGGAGGCGTGTATAGGCTGTTTGTGCTATGGGGCACGCAAATCTGGACGCTGGATCCGTTTGCTCCAAACGGCACATCATTCGGTGTTCTGAAACTGCTAACCGGTAACGACGATCTGCCAACTATGCCACGCACGGACTTCAACGGTTATCCGTTGAGAATCGACATGTTCAAGTCGGTTTACACGTCCAGCGACGTAATCCTGCACCAACAGAACCAGACCTTTGTGGGGGCCGATTTGGTGGTCAGCGAAGTATTTGTGGAATCGCTCAACTTTTCGGCTGTTCACATTCCTCCGGATAAGTACCAATTTGGCTATCGTCTACCCAACGGATCGTTCAACGGAGTCATAGGTCGGCTATCGAGGCGCGAAAGTGACGTCGCATTCGTTGGGTTCTTCATCAAGGACTACTTCAGCCGGGACGTTGAGTTTACGACCGGCGTCTACACCGACGAACTGTGCTGTCTGGTTAAGAAGGCAAGTCGTGTCCCGGAGTACCTGCTGCCCATCACCATCTTCCCAGCCGATCTCTGGGGGCTGCTCTTTCTCATGGGACTTATATGTGCCGTCATCTGGATAGTCATTCGTGCGGGAATCCGGGCTCAGTCCAACTCGCGCGTGTACTGGTTACAGGAGCGCCGACTCGCAGTGCTGTTCAATCTCTCCAACGAAACTCGAGACGCTCCCCTGTACCGCAAAATGATACAGATCTGCGTCGATACCTACATCATTCTGCTCAGCGCACCCTACCGGAGATTCACACGTTCCGGAATCGAACGCTTGATGCTGTTCGGTACCATGATGGTCAGTCTGATCTTCGTTTCGATGTTCCAGTCCGGCCTTTCATCCGTCTTCGTCAACCCGGTCTACTACAAGGACATTAGCAACCTCGACGAGCTGGACCAAGCGCACTTTGCAATCCCGGTCAAGTACAAAGGATTCCTCGACGACGTATTCCCAGACAACTACAGCAACCTCATGCAATCCCTCCGCAACAAAATGAAATACATCGCCACCAACGACTCCGCCCTGGCGATTGTCTCACGCCTCGGCAACATCGCCACCGTAACTCGCAAAACCACCCTGTCCCTGGACAACGAAATCTACCTCTCAACCAAGCAACTCTTCATGATCCCCGAGTGCCCTCGCCTGTACAACCTGGCGTACGTCGTGTCCCGCCATTCGGTGCTGCTCGAGCGAATCAACGAGATGCTGCTGCTCATGCTGAACGGCGGACTCATCAATCACTGGGTCAACCAGATGAACTACAACGTGACGCTGCGCAACTTGGAACAGGTCAGGAACGTGCACGAGTCGAGCTACAAAATTCTCACCATCCTGGACATGCAGTTCCCGTTCTATCTGCTCGTGATTGGGCTCGGGCTGAGCATGGTAGCGTTTGTGCTGGAGCTGATTTACTACAGATTGCCGGCAATGAAGACGCAGCCTGCGCCGAGACGGTCTAATACATTTGCTTTGGCACAGGAAAAGTTGGGCAAATCAAAACGTTCAAATATTTGA
- the LOC120418130 gene encoding uncharacterized protein LOC120418130 produces MILFALFIPLMASPIVLSQQDSPPTWFNNSSMVTLINEIFAGVSNVDIISEDHGLEQTERVIHVLHEKSFRIFGGASPGEHIRISGCPLPAVRGPFNESVSQLYDKEGDEENLDGFIQWDQSYETFGKLLDQNQNGGYVVFANLSGFRQLMKCLLDPVGTYLVLLKPSDEYDVDRLGRLLRSVWRHRGVYRLYVLAGERIYTWDPFGRNGTLEFGVLKELTVDGELVKVPEIDFQGYPLNIDMFWSTYSEPVDRDNLSRSEFIGVDVLVSEVLADTLNLTLNHSYPDLLDFGSLLPNGTFSGSLGRLSRRESDIAFVGFFIKDYFSRAVEFTAGVYNDELCCLVRKARRIPEYLLPFTIFPPGLWMLLLCMGLICAGVWIFVRAGIRRTLSFQRKDPEYQFNLSKRVRTASSLRKMLQICIDTYILLMSAPYRRFTRSGTERILLFGLMIVSLIFVSMFQSSLASVFVNPLYYKDINSLAQLDKAQYKIPVKYKGFLDDVFPTNYSTLMESLRNRMIYEPSDEATLARVSRLGNIATVTRKTTLTLDNAIYLSTNQLHMIPECPRTYNLAYVVPRHSVLLERINGVLLRMLNGGLINHWVAEMNYNVTLRNWEQVRRVHNANYKVLTVVDMEFSLYLLAIGLAVSWGVFLAEHVHYWLLSLRVIRVLPQF; encoded by the exons ATGATACTGTTTGCTCTATTCATCCCTTTAATGGCATCGCCCATTGTGCTATCCCAGCAGGATTCCCCACCAACATGGTTCAACAATAGCTCGATGGTGACCCTGATCAACGAAATCTTCGCAGGGGTCAGCAATGTAGATATCATCTCTGAAGATCATGGGTTGGAGCAAACTGAGCGCGTGATTCATGTTTTGCACGAGAAGAGCTTCCGGATTTTCGGCGGGGCCAGTCCTGGGGAGCACATCCGGATCAGCGGATGTCCGCTTCCGGCGGTTAGAGGACCATTCAACGAGTCGGTTAGCCAGCTGTACGATAAAGAAGGTGACGAGGAGAATCTGGATGGTTTCATACAGTGGGATCAGTCGTACGAGACGTTTGGAAAGTTGCTGGACCAGAATCAAAATGGCGGCTACGTCGTGTTTGCTAATTTGAGCGGATTTCGGCAGTTGATGAAATGTTTGCTGGATCCGGTTGGGACGTATCTGGTCTTGTTAAAGCCGAGTGATGAGTATGACGTGGATCGGTTGGGGAGGCTTTTGAGATCAGTTTGGCGCCACCGAGGCGTTTATCGGCTGTATGTCCTTGCTGGTGAGCGGATCTACACGTGGGATCCCTTTGGGAGGAATGGAACATTGGAGTTTGGCGTACTAAAAGAACTTACGGTGGACGGAGAGCTTGTTAAAGTACCGGAGATAGATTTCCAGGGATACCCGTTGAACATTGATATGTTCTGGTCAACGTACAGCGAACCCGTTGATCGTGACAACCTCTCCCGTAGCGAGTTTATCGGGGTGGACGTTCTCGTTAGTGAGGTTCTCGCGGATACTCTCAATTTGACAC TGAACCATTCCTACCCGGACCTGCTGGACTTTGGATCGCTGTTACCGAACGGGACCTTCAGCGGCTCGCTGGGAAGACTGTCTCGCCGTGAGAGTGACATCGCCTTTGTCGGATTCTTCATCAAGGACTACTTCAGCCGAGCGGTAGAGTTTACTGCCGGGGTGTACAACGACGAGCTGTGTTGTCTGGTTAGAAAAGCGCGACGTATTCCGGAATACCTGTTACCTTTTACCATCTTTCCGCCGGGTCTCTGGATGTTGCTGCTCTGCATGGGCCTGATTTGTGCCGGTGTTTGGATCTTTGTTCGTGCTGGTATCCGAAGAACCTTATCGTTTCAGCGAAAAGACCCGGAATACCAGTTCAATCTATCCAAAAGGGTTCGCACTGCTTCGTCGCTTCGAAAGATGCTTCAAATCTGCATCGACACCTACATTCTTCTGATGAGTGCTCCCTACCGGAGATTTACCCGCTCCGGGACAGAAAGAATCCTCCTATTTGGCTTGATGATCGTCAGTTTGATCTTCGTGTCGATGTTCCAATCCAGCCTAGCGTCCGTCTTCGTCAATCCCCTCTACTACAAAGACATCAACAGTCTCGCCCAGCTAGATAAAGCCCAGTACAAGATCCCGGTCAAGTACAAAGGCTTTCTGGACGATGTATTCCCCACCAACTACAGCACGCTGATGGAGTCCCTGCGCAACAGGATGATCTACGAACCCAGCGACGAAGCCACGCTGGCGCGGGTCTCCCGACTGGGTAACATAGCCACGGTGACCCGCAAGACCACCCTAACCCTAGACAACGCCATCTACCTGAGCACCAACCAGCTGCACATGATCCCCGAGTGTCCTCGAACCTACAACCTGGCCTACGTCGTCCCGCGGCATTCGGTGCTGCTCGAGCGAATCAACGGCGTGCTGCTGCGGATGCTCAACGGTGGACTCATCAACCATTGGGTTGCCGAGATGAACTACAACGTTACGCTGCGGAACTGGGAGCAGGTCCGGAGGGTGCACAACGCAAACTACAAAGTGCTGACCGTTGTGGATATGGAGTTTTCGCTGTATCTGCTGGCGATTGGACTCGCGGTTAGTTGGGGGGTGTTTTTGGCTGAACACGTGCATTACTGGCTTCTTAGTCTTAGGGTTATTCGAGTTCTGCCGCAATTTTAA
- the LOC120418119 gene encoding DDB1- and CUL4-associated factor 6-like has product MKPEDSRMAATNSVFRTLYGGGANHGERYGSRLAGGTKDSLDFIRRLDLWKSLKVHKGCVNTVFWSDDGQLLLSGSDDQHIVVSDPFTGRTLHKYNTTHRANIFSARFLPQSGNREIVSCSGDGIVLYTDLKNAELAAGEAGLRSWNSFNCHSNGTTYEVMTVPTEPKSFMSCGEDGTVRLFDLRKMTRCVKTCCKDNILILSPSAVTAMTLAPISMNYIAVGSSDSHVRIYDRRFLKMVDCSVPGSPNDRHTVPVKMFTNPSGEKRSFRVTSIAYSADERELLVNYSSDHLYLFDATREGIEVQAAQQAASSSVDKGKRGSKTQHSIDSPPPVRRLRLRGDWSDTGPEARPAREMASRVLGAGQARPQLQATIMHRMTEVLSRMLADPRTRIGLTHTNELTNDSDLATVVDDFRTFASSSSSGEGNSTAEESAAAEPQPSTSGESSRGSSRPGQSTAGASAKPGDDDDDDDEDDDEESNPNQRKKSDSSRDEAAAYEAELKALNDLEAKVLSYDYVLRKFVGHRNARTMIKEATFWGNDYIMSGSDCGHVFTWERATGELVMLMEADQHVVNCVQPHPTLPMLATSGIDYDIKIWSPMEEEKVRFDREAALDLMERNAVMLEETKDTITVPASFMIRMLACIHSLRNRRAPPAPAPGNGNGNGGGGGANGGGAASEGDTDSNSNNNSNNNNEGSSEGGGSGAEHFL; this is encoded by the exons ACAGCCTCGACTTTATCCGCCGGCTGGACCTGTGGAAGTCGCTTAAGGTGCACAAGGGTTGCGTCAACACGGTATTCTGGAGCGACGACGGCCAGCTGCTGCTGTCCGGTTCCGACGATCAGCACATTGTCGTGAGCGATCCGTTCACGGGCCGCACGCTGCACAAGTACAATACGACGCACCGGGCGAACATTTTCAGCGCACGCTTCCTGCCGCAGAGTGGAAACCGGGAGATTGTGTCGTGCTCGGGGGATGGGATTGTGCTGTACACGGACTTGAAGAACGCGGAGCTTGCGGCTGGGGAGGCGGGCTTGCGGAGCTGGAACAGCTTCAACTGTCACAGCAATGGGACGACGTACGAGGTGATGACGGTGCCGACGGAACCGAAGTCGTTTATGAGCTGTGGCGAGGATGGGACTGTTCGGTTGTTTGACCTGCGGAAGATGACGCGGTGCGTGAAGACGTGCTGCAAGGACAATATATTGATTTTGAGTCCGTCGGCGGTGACGGCGATGACGCTGGCTCCGATCTCGATGAATTATATTGCGGTTGGGAGTTCCGATAGTCATGTGAGGATTTATGATAGGAGGTTCTTGAAGATGGTGGACTGTAGCGTGCCGGGATCGCCGAACGATCGCCATACGGTGCCGGTGAAGATGTTTACGAATCCGTCGGGCGAGAAGCGGAGTTTCCGGGTGACTTCGATTGCGTATAGTGCGGATGAGCGGGAACTGCTGGTGAACTACTCGTCCGACCATCTGTACCTGTTTGACGCGACCCGGGAGGGAATTGAGGTGCAAGCGGCCCAGCAGGCGGCCTCGAGCAGCGTAGACAAGGGCAAACGGGGTTCCAAAACGCAGCACAGCATCGACAGTCCGCCGCCCGTGCGTCGGTTGCGTTTGCGTGGGGACTGGTCCGACACGGGACCAGAGGCGCGTCCGGCTCGGGAAATGGCCTCTCGGGTGCTGGGCGCCGGCCAGGCTCGCCCACAACTTCAGGCTACGATCATGCATCGTATGACTGAGGTTTTGTCGCGAATGTTGGCCGACCCGCGGACGCGCATTGGCCTCACTCACACGAACGAACTGACGAACGATAGCGATCTGGCGACCGTTGTGGACGATTTTCGAACCTTtgccagtagcagcagcagcggcgaaGGGAATAGCACAGCTGAAGAGTCAGCGGCGGCCGAACCACAACCATCGACGAGTGGTGAAAGCAGCAGAGGGTCGTCACGGCCGGGTCAATCAACCGCTGGAGCCTCGGCGAAACccggcgacgacgatgatgacgacgacgaagacgacgacgaagaaTCCAATCCAAACCAAAGAAAAAAGTCTGATAGCAGCAGAGATGAGGCCGCCGCGTACGAGGCGGAACTGAAAGCACTCAACGATCTCGAAGCCAAAGTCCTCAGTTACGATTACGTCCTGCGGAAGTTTGTTGGCCACCGGAATGCACG CACAATGATCAAGGAGGCCACCTTCTGGGGCAACGACTACATCATGTCCGGCTCGGACTGTGGCCACGTGTTCACCTGGGAGCGGGCCACCGGCGAGCTCGTGATGCTGATGGAGGCCGACCAGCACGTGGTCAACTGCGTGCAGCCGCACCCGACGCTGCCCATGCTGGCCACGTCCGGCATCGACTACGACATCAAGATTTGGTCCCCAATGGAGGAGGAGAAGGTGCGGTTCGACCGGGAGGCGGCACTGGAT CTAATGGAGCGCAACGCAGTGATGCTGGAGGAAACCAAGGACACCATCACGGTGCCGGCCTCGTTTATGATTCGCATGCTGGCGTGCATCCACTCGCTGAGGAATCGGCGTGCTCCGCCGGCGCCGGCACCCGGGAATGGCAATGGCAACGGGGGTGGCGGCGGCGCCAATGGCGGTGGAGCAGCGTCTGAAGGTGATACCGATAGCAATAGCAACAACAACAGTAACAACAACAATGAGGGGTCGAGCGAGGGTGGTGGCAGCGGTGCGGAACATTTCCTGTAA